One window from the genome of Candidatus Effluviviaceae Genus V sp. encodes:
- a CDS encoding glycosyltransferase: protein MRQEDDIRERRPATEGVYENARVLLMFPFHNEGPKLRLWADRLLLPVADHVIGVNDGSTDDGPEYLRELGIHVLDQPQSGIGASIKRCVAYARENDFDVLVVMAGNGKDDPAEVPRLVEALLAGADYVQGSRFLPGGSSPNLPLFRLVAIKVLSFLFTLWMRRRCTDLTNGFRAYRLAMLDDPRIDIGQDWLDGYEYEYYVHWKAYELRYTVAEVPVTKRYPDERKVEYTKIRLVRDWWQLLRPFVLLGLRIRK from the coding sequence GTGAGGCAGGAAGACGACATCCGCGAGCGGCGCCCCGCTACCGAGGGCGTGTATGAGAACGCTCGTGTGCTGCTGATGTTCCCGTTTCACAACGAGGGACCGAAGCTCAGACTGTGGGCGGACAGACTTCTTCTGCCCGTCGCCGACCACGTGATCGGCGTCAACGACGGTTCCACGGACGACGGCCCGGAGTATCTCCGGGAACTCGGTATCCATGTGCTCGATCAGCCGCAGAGCGGCATCGGCGCCTCAATCAAGCGATGCGTAGCGTACGCGCGCGAGAACGACTTCGATGTCCTCGTCGTCATGGCCGGAAATGGGAAGGACGATCCGGCCGAGGTGCCCCGTCTCGTCGAGGCGCTTCTGGCGGGTGCCGACTACGTACAGGGAAGCCGCTTCCTTCCCGGTGGGTCCAGTCCGAACCTCCCGCTCTTCCGGCTCGTCGCGATCAAGGTTCTCAGCTTCCTCTTCACGCTGTGGATGCGGAGACGGTGTACCGATCTGACGAACGGCTTCCGCGCGTACCGCCTCGCGATGCTCGACGACCCACGCATCGACATAGGGCAGGACTGGCTGGACGGCTACGAGTACGAGTACTACGTTCACTGGAAGGCCTACGAGCTGAGGTACACTGTCGCCGAGGTGCCGGTCACCAAGCGCTATCCGGACGAGAGGAAGGTCGAGTACACGAAGATCCGTCTCGTTCGGGACTGGTGGCAGCTCCTTCGCCCCTTCGTGCTGCTTGGACTTCGGATCCGCAAGTAG